In Mus musculus strain C57BL/6J chromosome 9, GRCm38.p6 C57BL/6J, one genomic interval encodes:
- the Bco2 gene encoding beta,beta-carotene 9',10'-oxygenase isoform X3 produces the protein MGNSYGPRGSCYNIIRVPPKKKEPGETIHGAQVLCSIASTEKMKPSYYHSFGMTKNYIIFVEQPVKMKLWKIITSKIRGKPFADGISWEPQYNTRFHVVDKHTGQLLPGMYYSMPFLTYHQINAFEDQGCIVIDLCCQDDGRSLDLYQLQNLRKAGEGLDQVYELKAKSFPRRFVLPLDVSVDAAEGKNLSPLSYSSASAVKQGDGEIWCSPENLHHEDLEEEGGIEFPQINYGRFNGKKYSFFYGCGFRHLVGDSLIKVDVTNKTLRVWREEGFYPSEPVFVPVPGADEEDSGVILSVVITPNQSESNFLLVLDAKSFTELGRAEVPVQMPYGFHGTFVPI, from the exons ATGGGGAACAGCTATGGGCCAAGAG GTTCTTGCTATAATATTATTCGTGttcctccaaaaaagaaagagcccGGGGAGACGATTCACGGAGCACAGGTGCTATGTTCCATTGCCTCCACTGAGAAAATGAAGCCTTCTTACTACCATAGCTTTG GAATGACAAAAAACTACATAATCTTTGTCGAACAGCCTGTAAAGATGAAGCTGTGGAAAATAATCACTTCTAAAATCCGGGGAAAGCCCTTTGCTGATGGGATAAGCTGGGAGCCCCAGTATAACACGCGGTTTCATGTGGTGGATAAACACACTGGACAG CTTCTCCCAGGAATGTACTACAGCATGCCTTTTCTTACCTATCATCAAATCAATGCCTTTGAGGACCAGGGCTGTATTGTGATTGATCTGTGCTGCCAGGATGATGGGAGAAGCCTAGACCTTTACCAACTACAGAATCTCAGGAAAGCTGGAGAGGGGCTTGATCAG GTCTATGAGTTAAAGGCAAAGTCTTTCCCTCGAAGATTTGTCTTGCCCTTAGATGTTAGTGTGGATGCTGCTGAAGGAAAGAACCTCAGCCCACTGTCCTATTCTTCAGCCAGCGCTGTGAAACAGGGTGATGGAGAG ATCTGGTGCTCTCCTGAAAATCTACACCACGAAGACCTGGAAGAGGAAGGGGGGATTGAATTCCCTCAGATCAACTATGGCCGATTCAATGGCAAAAAGTATAGTTTCTTCTATGGCTGCGGTTTTCGACATTTGGTGGGGGATTCTCTGATTAAGGTTGACGTGACGAACAAGACACTAAGG GTTTGGAGAGAAGAAGGCTTTTATCCCTCGGAGCCCGTTTTTGTTCCGGTGCCAGGAGCAGATGAGGAAGACAGTGGGGTTATACTCTCTGTGGTGATCACTCCCAACCAG AGTGAAAGCAACTTCCTCCTTGTCTTGGATGCCAAGAGCTTCACAGAGCTGGGGCGAGCGGAAGTACCCGTGCAGATGCCTTACGGGTTCCATGGCACCTTTGTGCCTATCTGA